In Methanomicrobiales archaeon HGW-Methanomicrobiales-1, the following proteins share a genomic window:
- a CDS encoding S-layer protein, protein MKWTIPVIILIALLCAIVVPASAAGSPTVTITDYNVNPSVLMPDSLGTITITIKNTASSATISEKSGQLSDATYATVKTTDINVNLENVRLEGNGIEVITKDFDRVGEIGPGQSISITFSIRAPSKSGMYYPEVWIDTTEGKSTKYPIPVNVNTPVGIQRQAILILDSSLSATANPGEEIPLTLTVRNAGQTLADDVTVKIENMSTVVAPKNTDLYHLGIISPGEQQTVNLVLLSDKKASAGLVRIPVTISYHAIDGVPLTQTTGIDLMMKGKAELGFVSVDTNPPRLTENTPFDLTIRIENTGTGEAKQVSATIDLPAEGTKEAFIGKIKPGNDAPAIFLLEGAKAGNHPYNLTITYTDDMGVHTQTRQMNMRVPASDNTGNLILGLIILGILLFVAYRYWYLPKTNGDGKFPWDKKN, encoded by the coding sequence ATGAAATGGACAATTCCGGTTATCATACTCATCGCACTCCTGTGCGCAATCGTGGTTCCTGCATCCGCAGCAGGATCACCCACCGTAACGATCACCGACTATAACGTAAATCCCTCGGTGCTCATGCCAGACAGCCTTGGGACGATCACAATAACCATAAAAAATACCGCATCAAGTGCAACCATCAGCGAGAAATCCGGGCAGTTATCGGATGCAACGTATGCCACGGTAAAAACCACGGATATCAATGTAAACCTTGAGAATGTGCGGCTCGAAGGAAACGGTATTGAGGTTATCACCAAAGATTTCGATCGTGTCGGTGAGATTGGACCGGGACAGTCCATTTCTATCACCTTCTCCATACGTGCACCTTCAAAAAGCGGTATGTATTATCCCGAGGTCTGGATTGACACAACCGAAGGAAAGAGCACAAAGTACCCCATACCGGTGAATGTCAACACGCCCGTAGGCATCCAGAGACAGGCAATCCTGATCCTGGACTCCTCGTTAAGCGCAACAGCAAACCCGGGAGAGGAGATCCCCCTCACTCTTACCGTCAGGAATGCCGGGCAGACCCTTGCAGATGATGTAACGGTGAAGATTGAGAATATGAGTACGGTAGTAGCACCGAAGAATACCGATCTCTATCACCTCGGAATAATCAGTCCCGGGGAACAGCAGACCGTCAACCTGGTATTGCTCTCCGATAAGAAAGCCAGTGCCGGCCTTGTCCGGATACCCGTGACCATCAGTTACCATGCCATCGATGGGGTCCCTCTCACCCAGACAACCGGTATCGATCTGATGATGAAAGGCAAAGCGGAACTGGGTTTTGTATCGGTAGATACCAATCCGCCACGACTTACGGAAAATACCCCCTTTGACCTGACCATCCGTATTGAAAACACCGGGACCGGCGAGGCAAAACAGGTATCAGCCACCATTGATCTCCCGGCAGAAGGGACCAAAGAGGCATTCATCGGCAAGATTAAGCCCGGAAACGATGCTCCTGCAATCTTCCTTTTGGAAGGTGCAAAAGCAGGAAATCACCCGTACAATCTCACGATTACGTATACCGATGATATGGGGGTTCACACGCAGACCCGGCAGATGAATATGCGGGTGCCCGCCTCAGACAATACAGGGAACCTGATTCTCGGGCTTATCATACTGGGCATCCTCCTCTTCGTTGCCTACCGGTACTGGTACCTGCCCAAGACCAATGGCGATGGAAAGTTCCCATGGGACAAAAAGAATTAA
- a CDS encoding ABC transporter permease, giving the protein MGQKELKVAFLLALRSLQRGSRSSVILTILIIGMCFTNMIFLPSMFNGIGQSITKQIVDYEVSNVLVTPKSGEQYVPDLDATLDLINGMPGVQRAAPQYSKGSTFKYRERVLGVSVRAIQPTDEKEVSPLYSRMVAGSYLGEADTGEAIIGKPLAGDSSVKQDDEFQASLGGVRVGDSITIEFSNGYTKDYRVKGIYATGWSPVDNAAYITWTDMEQVEGKTLDKADSITVKAKPGYSEQFIKNELLAYGVGGTGKVQTTADLLSKSMGKALQSFAIINMVSLVVSIIITTVVLFIVITIKTINSRKQIGILKAIGVDKEVIMHNYGFQVIILGVLGIILGIVITLVLAAYMAVHPIVTPEWSATLYITPMDLLINSIILFCAAVVAGYVPAYQVSREDIQTAMRS; this is encoded by the coding sequence ATGGGACAAAAAGAATTAAAGGTAGCATTCCTGCTGGCGCTGCGCTCGCTCCAGCGGGGAAGCCGCTCCAGTGTGATCTTAACCATCCTGATCATCGGGATGTGTTTCACCAACATGATCTTTCTCCCCTCCATGTTTAATGGAATCGGCCAGAGCATAACAAAGCAGATCGTGGATTATGAGGTATCAAATGTCCTCGTCACTCCGAAATCGGGTGAGCAGTACGTTCCCGATCTGGACGCAACGCTCGATCTGATCAACGGTATGCCCGGGGTACAGCGGGCAGCTCCCCAGTATTCGAAGGGATCAACCTTCAAGTACCGGGAGCGGGTTCTCGGGGTATCCGTGCGGGCCATACAGCCTACGGATGAGAAAGAAGTATCCCCGCTGTATTCCCGGATGGTTGCCGGCAGTTATCTCGGCGAAGCAGATACGGGAGAAGCGATCATCGGAAAACCCTTAGCCGGCGATTCATCTGTCAAACAGGACGATGAATTCCAGGCATCGCTGGGCGGTGTCCGGGTCGGGGACTCGATCACCATTGAGTTCAGCAACGGGTACACGAAAGACTACCGGGTAAAGGGTATCTATGCAACCGGCTGGAGTCCGGTAGACAATGCTGCGTATATCACCTGGACTGATATGGAGCAGGTGGAAGGAAAGACGCTGGACAAGGCGGATTCGATCACCGTGAAAGCCAAACCCGGGTATTCCGAGCAGTTCATCAAGAACGAACTTCTCGCCTATGGTGTCGGGGGGACCGGCAAGGTCCAGACAACAGCAGACCTGCTCTCCAAGAGCATGGGAAAGGCGCTCCAGAGTTTTGCCATCATCAACATGGTATCTTTAGTTGTCAGCATCATCATTACGACCGTCGTGCTCTTCATCGTGATTACCATCAAGACCATCAACAGCCGCAAGCAGATTGGGATCTTAAAGGCGATCGGCGTGGATAAGGAAGTTATCATGCATAACTACGGGTTCCAGGTCATCATTCTCGGTGTACTGGGCATCATTCTGGGGATCGTCATCACGCTGGTTCTTGCGGCGTATATGGCAGTGCATCCCATCGTCACACCGGAATGGTCTGCCACCCTGTATATCACTCCCATGGATCTGCTCATCAACTCCATAATCCTGTTCTGTGCCGCGGTTGTGGCCGGGTATGTCCCTGCCTACCAGGTCTCCCGCGAGGATATCCAGACTGCGATGAGGTCCTGA
- a CDS encoding ABC transporter, whose protein sequence is MIEISELRRIYHMGDVEVRALDGITLDIEKGEFLGIMGASGSGKTTLLHMLGLLDEPSSGQIIIDGTDLGKLSDYEKTMFRLYKLGYVFQDYALVPDLTVMENVSLPAMLRKDRTEGQIQEDSKYILEKMGMYDRRDHLPRELSGGQQQRVSIARAMVNKPDILFADEPCANLDSENSKLVLELFKEINEEMQQTIVMVSHEDWHKAYFHRIIRLRDGKVISDGPNGS, encoded by the coding sequence ATGATCGAAATCTCAGAATTGCGGAGAATTTACCATATGGGCGATGTCGAAGTCAGGGCACTCGACGGGATAACGCTTGATATTGAAAAGGGCGAGTTCCTCGGTATCATGGGTGCGAGCGGGAGTGGTAAGACCACGCTCCTGCATATGCTCGGACTGCTCGACGAACCCTCATCCGGACAGATTATTATTGACGGGACAGACCTCGGGAAGCTTTCCGATTACGAAAAGACGATGTTCCGGCTCTACAAGCTCGGGTATGTCTTCCAGGACTATGCACTGGTTCCCGATCTGACCGTGATGGAGAATGTCTCCCTCCCGGCCATGCTCCGGAAGGACCGGACCGAGGGCCAGATCCAAGAGGACAGTAAATATATTTTAGAAAAGATGGGGATGTATGATCGCCGCGATCATCTCCCCCGCGAACTCTCCGGTGGTCAGCAGCAGCGTGTCTCGATTGCCCGGGCCATGGTGAACAAGCCGGATATCCTCTTTGCCGATGAACCCTGTGCCAACCTCGATTCCGAAAACTCAAAGCTCGTGCTTGAACTCTTCAAGGAGATCAATGAGGAGATGCAGCAGACCATCGTGATGGTCTCGCACGAGGACTGGCACAAGGCCTATTTCCACCGCATCATAAGGCTCAGGGACGGCAAAGTCATAAGCGACGGGCCAAACGGTTCATAA
- a CDS encoding M48 family peptidase codes for MDDIRIEKIVRSRRRTIALIITPEARLIVRAPLRAPASMIDEFIREKRSWILKKIGEIQQRPAATEHAYEEGETFLYLGRLYPMHILEDGKGTIERTDRLCVCRTLLPDIGNQLKRWYMQEARREIPARCMWFSMRTGHVPTSIRISDARQRWGSCNHKAGLNFSWRLIQAPPEIIDYVVVHELVHISQPDHSKKFWDKVRVIMPDYERRRKWLMENERLLRI; via the coding sequence ATGGACGATATCCGCATAGAAAAGATTGTCCGGTCCCGCCGCCGGACGATTGCACTCATTATCACTCCTGAAGCCCGGCTGATCGTCCGGGCGCCGCTCCGTGCACCGGCCTCAATGATCGATGAATTTATCCGGGAAAAGCGGAGCTGGATCTTAAAGAAGATCGGGGAAATTCAGCAACGGCCGGCAGCAACAGAGCATGCATACGAAGAAGGAGAGACCTTCCTCTATCTCGGGCGTCTCTACCCGATGCATATCTTAGAGGACGGAAAAGGGACGATTGAACGCACCGACCGGTTGTGCGTATGCCGGACACTCCTCCCTGATATCGGGAACCAACTGAAACGCTGGTATATGCAAGAGGCCCGGCGGGAGATCCCGGCCCGGTGCATGTGGTTCTCGATGAGAACAGGCCACGTCCCGACATCGATCCGGATTTCGGATGCCCGGCAGCGCTGGGGATCCTGCAACCACAAAGCGGGGCTTAACTTCAGCTGGCGTCTCATCCAGGCCCCTCCCGAGATAATCGATTACGTGGTTGTTCATGAACTGGTACATATCAGCCAGCCGGATCATTCAAAGAAGTTCTGGGATAAGGTACGGGTGATCATGCCGGACTACGAGCGGCGAAGGAAGTGGCTGATGGAGAATGAGCGGCTGCTGAGGATTTGA